Within Quercus lobata isolate SW786 chromosome 5, ValleyOak3.0 Primary Assembly, whole genome shotgun sequence, the genomic segment TGGTTGATAGTTATGATGATTATAATGTGGGCGATGATGGTTTCTGTGTAGGTATTGCATGTGCAGTAATAGATTGTGTGCAAGGAACATGCAAGGACTCTAGTTCATTTCTTGGTTTTGAGTGTGAGTGTTACCCTGGTTGGAAGGCAATACAGATTGGTTCTTTGACCTTCCCTGCTTGTGTTATTCCTAACtgtgagtctctctctctctaatctctgtatctctcactctctctctctctttgttacaagttacaacaccAATGCATGTAGATATGAAGTGACTCTATGCATAGTTAATACATCTATTTTTGTAATGCACATGTTTGGGTCTCTATCTGTTTACAAAGGAATGGAAAATGCTAAGAAAATGTCCTGAAGATAGTGgaattcaataaattttttcattttcatctctcaaattaaataaaagaaaaaaaaaatcatgcttttattttcaattccttttcaGGAATACTTCTAAAATCATTGATTTTACCCATTATAGgaacatttttattaattttaaggaaCATTTTTACTAAATTTAAGGAAGATTATTAACCTTTAGAAATTTGACCaacatggaaaaaaaagaagggaaaaaggaaaaaaagaataagaagaaagtCTATAAAGTTGAATTATGCCCGAAAGTAGATAGGGATGGCAATTGCCTAGGGTTGGGTTAGATCATAGGTGTCTTGTCTTCCCTTGGATTGTGGAAAATCCATAGCGATTCTAGAGGACATATCAAGGCGAGATGGGGTGGAAACATTTTGTCATTCTTAATGATATGACTTTGACATTGTGGAAttgaaataaaagagaaaagggaGGGGCATGACGAAAGTGTTTCGAGAgaaagtgtttttatttaaatatattcaatCAATTACATGCTTATAGGCCGGGGTAAGGTAGAATAGGACTAGGAAAACCGCATGAGGCAGAGCAGTGTAGGGCAAGTTGAGCTGGGCAAAACATTTTTGTCATACCTAGCAAGCTCAAAGAAAACTAACACTAAGGCCCTTCTATCTCCTTACTCTCCCTTTAGCTCAAAGTAACTTAAGCTTCCAACCCCTCTCAACCAATTCTACAATAAGTCtaaaaacacaataattttcactatttattttttcaatattgttGAAGTGACAAattgtaaataataaataataaaagtgatatcaattATAAACCCATGTGAAGGGATATTATACTAATCAGTCCATTACCTATAAACTttgtgaaaaaagttgtgaaatttactGGGGTTGTAGTATTGTTGTAATTCCATCCACATTCCACAACCCATACTATTGGAAAAAATGGGTTTTGTACAATAATTACAAAGCAAGTTCTTGGTTTAGGTATAAAAGACaatagaaaactattttttgttcttattctcaaaaaatagtatttttttttgtttgtttttaaaatcaatttctaaaaaatgttgTTCCAATCAGGCCCCTTCGACCTGAAATTTTCTTAGTATTCTTCTCTGCTTTGTGTCATAAAATATGCAATTGCAACAAGATTGTGAAACATATTTCTCATTACtgtattaatcaattttttatttctcattacTAATATGTTTGGCAATTGTCAGAGACTACTAGGGGCAGAGGCATGTACATGGGTGGAGGGGCCTTGGCcccctaaaattttgaaaatttatatatatatatatatatatatataattatttcaatgttttcaaaatttagcctacaaaaataagaattggcctccccaaatatttgaattagtccaataatgctcttgaaaaatataattggtctaatagttatagagacataattttattttttattataaaatgtgctcttatatcttgtataacttatcaaataaaatagtgtgtatataataaaaaatgcttGTGTGTGCATATGTGTGTATATGCGAGGGGGTTGTTTTGGTAAatatatggacaaagtttagttacaaaattggtggTAGgttaaggctacaaccttactcaatatttttttattggaggtgaattttgacaaatccaccattgaattacattttcttcttatattctccatacttgcaaaatttctaaaaaattaaaaatcaatagttatgtcatcaattaattgtttaaattgcaagtttttgtagtttaaaattatgaataaaatatgagcttatagatcatatagtaaataatatttgattgacacaaaatttgacatgtgtattaagagtgtaaaaaatatacaatccagcagttgaattttcaaaatatgtagttattttaatgatattgagTAAATTTGTAATCTTAgactacaacaaattttgtagctaaattttgtcctaaatatattagtgtcgcaactcccccccccccccccttcccaaaaaaaaattccttactCTGTCCCGTAGACTATCCTCTTGGATTGCCagtttaatttataattaattatgtttCTACTTCCTAGATTAAGGAAGAACAATTTTTAAGATGAGAATTATTATCTAATTGATGCTAAGGTTACTATTTATTACCTTATCATTATTCATTACAAGCTGATGCGCCAGattttaaacacaaaacaaaaaagtacttaaaaatattactttGACATTGCTGATATTGCaccaattatatttattttctattgagCACAAATAATTATATTCATTGTCATGTCTATTTATAAgctttttgtagtaaaattaataatagcTATAATATTTTCCTTgttattttactttctttgttttgagcGAAATGATAAGCCATAAAATTGGGTAAGCTCTCTTACCAACAGCTTCCCTCTGGATCTCCATTGAAgcaaaaaaatgagaaacaatTTATGACTCAACTACTTTGATATTGATATGAAACAAGTATTGGGCCCCTTCATAACTTATGGTGTCCATTAGGAACTcaacaaactatatatatatatttttttgattgtcAACTTGTACCATAGCTTTCATTAATAAGGACAAACGTCCAAAGCAATTACATCATTCAATAATTGATTCTCAATACAGGGTGGGAAATCCTCAACCCAGATTACACAGTCATTTACATTCTTAGACTCTCTAGCAAGTAGATGAGCAGCCGTATTGTTCCTTCTGTTTGTGTGGACTGCTTTCCAAGAGCAAAACATCTGCAAGTAATTTCTGGCGCCTTCAACTATCTTTAAAATTGGGGTGGAAGGTGCATCTACTCCTTTCAAAGCTAGGAACTCAACAAACTATATTTGGGTCCAACAATAAGTGAAAACAACTTCCTTTTTGCTAATTTTcaacataaatattaaatgCTATGGGAGGGAAAAAAGATACATGTAGGATTGGAAGATTATTAGTTTATCACtgcaattttaaatttttcatttgCAATACAAAGACAGGACAAATATTTAATTGGATTATTGATGACATTTCAGGCTCAGTGAATTTCCAATGTGGGATAGGATCTCCAATACCATCCCCACCAGTAGCTCCAGTTTCACTCCTTGCAAATGATGGTACATTCACTAACCGTAGCATATTTTTCGTTTCCAAAATGAAATGaatagggaaaaaagaagaagagaggctATAATCTGGGTTcattatttaagaaaattatgCCAACTAAACTAAGCAATTGTTACAACTTGTATCTATGTATGTGTGAATTTTGTTACAGCTTGTGCCTTTGTTTGGTGCGGGGATGGAACATGTGTGACCAATGGAACAGGATACAAATGCCAGTGCAATGACGGTTCGACGAATTTGATGGACAAGCCAACCTTAGCTTGTTTTAAGGAATGTAAGTAGATCATTATAACTACAAGAATAAGCTCGAATAATTTATGTTTccatttaatttgaaaaagaaagcaCGTTTAGCTCGTTGAACTAGCAcctattaataataaaaataaggttcaaatatatttatcttttataagTCTCTTTTCGTCAAATATGAGATTTGGGGTTAGATTCTCAGCTATACTAAAAAGCAATTGATGTCTTTATCTTATATAGGTTaaaaactttttctcaaaaagaaaaagaaaaaaaaaactagtatcgattaataataaaaataagatttaaatatattcattttcttcctttcaagtttcaacaaaaagattgagaattttgttttgtgtatCATTGGACATTGCAAATCCTTTTTGATAGGTTACTTAGGAGGAGATTGCAGGAATCTTCAGTTAGGCTCGATTCAATCGTCACCACCAACACTGGGTCCATCTGGTTCTTCAAGAAATGGTATGTCACCGCAACCAACACCACCTAGCACATCTAGTTCTTCAAGAAATGGTATATCAAATGGAGGTAAATTTATGCAACATAATTGAAAGTGCTTAATGTTGCCTTACCTTAAATAAAAGAAggtttcatttttgttttctaattttatacAATGCCTTTTTCTATCTATatggtaataaaaaaattcaaacataatGGGCAGAGTCCACAAATGATCAAATTTGGGCCTATGAGCTCTATCCCCTTCTTTCCTGACTTGATTTGATTGGATTTTCTGTCTCTTTTTGGGTTGGAGTTTCTGAATTCTGCCTCAAAAGATTACTCATAATTGCTTGAACCTGTTACTGGGCATTAGGCAGGGCTTATTTCTGGGCTGTACTTCTGCTCGTGGTCCACTGCCACTCCATGacaagaagtaataaaaaaaggacAAGAACGAAAAAGAACTAGAtaatggaaaacaaaaaagaagatgacAAACGAAccgaaatttttgtttgtttttgtttttgtttttttggaaacaACCAAAATTTAGTTGATAACTAAAATTGTAGAAGGATGGCATTGTGCTAAGGCTAGGCCACTAGCAGATTGTCATTATTTCCCCTTTGAAAATTGGTCCTCTTTGTTCTAGTTTTTGCACAATAAGAtcataagagcattcacattattGGTCTTCTTAAAATTCTCCCCATATTTTAAGATAATAAtctatttttcctattttagctaaccactttacaaaacacccatGTCAACTCTCTATTCTATATtctatttcataaaatattgtttaattatttatattatttctcttactttttaaaacctcacttttttttattccaattaaGAGTGTGTACGAGTCAGGTTGGAGGGTTTCAACCCAACCTTGTCAAGTTGGGTTGAGAAATTCCCCTAtagattgggttgggttggctTAGGGGGTTGGGTATgcatgttttatgcatagtaaAAAATTAGGCGTTCATCAATTATTTTAAAcacttttttcaataaattattataattcatataatatgtttaaattatattccaaattcTCAAGTTTATCGAaactaaatttcaaaatctcaaaatttatcaaattagaaaattaaaataagggtaataaaataaacttatatatatggTGGGTAAAATTTCAAACCAACCCACGAAAACCAACCTGAGgtgttgggttgggttggttttgatgggttggtggatttgatgtACACTCTTAATTTCTATTgccaaaacacaaaataataaaatataggtTTGGGGAATGGGTAAGGAGCCCAATTTGGGGCTTCTGTTGGACTGCTCTACTTAAATTGGGGTCTTACCCTACTTTAGGGAGCCTAATGTAATTGCTCTAAatattggtttctttttctcaaattcaattcatacttattaatttattattgataAAAGTTAAATTTACTATATAGAAATAagtctatataataaaaataaaagttcaatcTAAGACCTGACTGTTGTTTTGAGTTCCACCAATTGGCTGCTTTTTTAGAGGGGTTATTTTTCTAAGTTGATGATTTTTTGGGTGAAATTGAGATTGCATGGAGATTATCCCGAATAGAATTATTTCTTTATGTTATTCTGTTGAGCAGGCTCTAAAAAGTACTTCAATagtttattttatgtaattttaattttatcattgGACAGTAGGGATTTGGGTTAAAAAGAGCTATTTcctaaaacttttttatttatttattatagaagAAGCTATTTCCTAAACTTGGTATTGACCACCACGTTCcctgatttttgttttttctgtaATGGATTTTCCTTCTAATATACCTAATTCTGTGAACTTACCTGTTTATTCTTCTTcccattttatatttatatttattaatatgcTTAGCTAATTCATCATGTTCCATGTGCAGGAATTGGTGAAGTACCAAATTGCTCAAGGAGTTACTACGCACTAACCGCAATAATGTTAGCAGCAATCTTTCTAACTTGGGTGTAAAGTAGATCAAGACGATGAACACAATGATGACAGTGATAAATATAGTTTGATTAACACTCTTTTTTAGCCAATAATCATAAGGTGTTTGTTATCAAGTTGCATATTTGGGGgtaaattttgtgtttaaattcCTATTTGTAATgcacccaagttagaaaatgaTCAATTTTAGTTTCTCCATATACTTGGTCCacaaatttgagtttctcttgtgctcaaaatcatcaaggAAAAGAGGCctgaaaaaaaatgttgcagaCAATCTACCTTGTTAAGCATTGCTAACAAAGATGGTATGAGGATGTTGGAAATTAGGCCATTTATCTTCTGATTGGCTAAGATGTGTTTAAAGCTCCCCAATTTCTTGCTTTTCACTGATTTCACATTGGGActgcaaaaaattttttgctaagGAATAGTACTTTactttaaggtttttttttttttttttttgagaatccttTACTTTAAGTTTACACTGCCAAACTTCGTTGGAGTTTGGCATGTAGTACAAACCTAACTATTGAACTGACAAGATAAAGATCCTAAAATTTTTGATCAAAGTACAGGAAGAGTGACCACTTGAATCATGTGTGTTGCTTTACTTAGTAGAGGACAAGTCATGTGCCCAAGGGAGATTTCTTAATTTCTCTTATCATAGAAGCAGTTTTA encodes:
- the LOC115988750 gene encoding neurogenic locus notch homolog protein 3-like isoform X2 yields the protein MENFNYKIFTLISLHFLFFTFFSFNQAANSSELLDLPPPLKGIACAVIDCVQGTCKDSSSFLGFECECYPGWKAIQIGSLTFPACVIPNCSVNFQCGIGSPIPSPPVAPVSLLANDACAFVWCGDGTCVTNGTGYKCQCNDGSTNLMDKPTLACFKECYLGGDCRNLQLGSIQSSPPTLGPSGSSRNGIGEVPNCSRSYYALTAIMLAAIFLTWV
- the LOC115988750 gene encoding neurogenic locus notch homolog protein 3-like isoform X1, with the translated sequence MENFNYKIFTLISLHFLFFTFFSFNQAANSSELLDLPPPLKGIACAVIDCVQGTCKDSSSFLGFECECYPGWKAIQIGSLTFPACVIPNCSVNFQCGIGSPIPSPPVAPVSLLANDACAFVWCGDGTCVTNGTGYKCQCNDGSTNLMDKPTLACFKECYLGGDCRNLQLGSIQSSPPTLGPSGSSRNGMSPQPTPPSTSSSSRNGISNGGIGEVPNCSRSYYALTAIMLAAIFLTWV